ATCCTGCCGGGAGGTTCACCATGCCACTGACTTTTGTCTATCTCATCGGCATCGCGCTCAGCGCCGTGCTCGCGCTCGTAGCCCCACATTATCGCGGCCTCTGCTTCGTCATGACCGCCATCTTCTCATTGCAGATCGTTCCGGTCGGGTTGCTGGAGACCTTTACCTCCCCTCGTGAGCGCTGACCTCACGCGAGGCACGAAGGCCCCGTTCTCGTCAGTCTGACCCGGGAGTGAGAAACGCGCCATGGCACGACGTGGCGTTCTCTCACCTTACAACCGTTAGGCCGATGCGGCGTCAGCGCCTGTCTGGCGCATATGCTGGGCGGTATCGCGCACGATAGGACCATGCTGACGCTCAAGGCGTCGGATGGTGAAATGCGCCCGGGCGAGCGCCCTATAATGCGAGAGGAAAGCCGCGTTGAGCGACGCGCCGCAAAGCGCACCGGCAACCGGCACCATCTGCAGGGCAAACTTGCGCGAAAGCCCGATGCCGTAATGTGAAGCGACCTCCGCAATAAGGAGGACAATCGGCTTGCCTCGCATCAGGGCACGGGCAGAGAAGAAGCCCAGCTCGCTCTCATCGGCGTTCTGACCCGCAAGAAATCCCTTCAGGGCAAACACTTCGAGACAGGCGCGGCGGGTTTCGTCATCGCTCAGATCCTCACCCTCTTCACGGGCGATGCGGGCAATCTCGCGCATGATGGTGAGTGTGGTGAAACCGATATCGGGCATCAGCCCGACCACGCCACCGAAACCACCCAGTGCCCCTGAAACAGCAACCGCCGCCTGAGCCGCCGGGTCACGCCATTTCGGGGCCTTGGTCACCGATTCCTGCGTCATGCCGAGCACTGCAATATCGAAAGCACGGGCAATCGAGGCTTCAGCCAGACCCTGAAGCTTTGTCTGGATCGCCGGGGCCATGCCCAGCCCCTGCATGCCGATACGGGTCGCCTGCCCCACAGCGCCACCCATCAGATCCGCTAGGCGCACGAGCACGCCGCGCCCATGTTCGACCTTGGCCAGAGCCGCCTGGAGCTGGGCGAGCGACTCGCTATCGAGGTTCATCGGGGCGATCTCACCGATTCCGGGGATCGTCGATCCGTTTGCTGTAGCCATGGGTCATGTTCTCCCTGCACTGGCGTTCGGGCCTCGGGCTCCTGCTTTCGCGGGTCGCCTGCACAGCCTGCGCCGAATTCGTTTCATGACGGGCAACGCCCGACAGGTGCGGCAGTCACCAATAATTGTGACAAAGCCTGTTTTTTTACATCTTACAGGTTCATAGAAAAACGAAACAGACGCGCCCCTGTTAGCACCCTACAGAGGCAGGCAGGAGCACGGACATGCCCGGATCACGTTTCACCACCCCACTTACTCGCATTTTCACCGCGTTACTTTTCATGGTGCCATTCGGTACCGGCATGGCGCTGGCCGATCCGGCCTCGCAGCTCAAGGCGATGGAACACCCCCTCACCCCGGTTGAAAAAGTAGCCCTGCCCGATGGCGGTGCCCCGCCGCCGCCGCACGGCTATGTCGTGACCGAGGATTTCGACAACTCGCTGCGGGATTATTCCTACAAGGTCCGTGCCCATCCGGCACTGGGTCTGCCAAATTCGGAGGCTCATCAGAGCACCCAGATTCCCAATGATGCCCCGTCCCATTTCTCGTTTCTGGGCTGGCCGGTGAAATTCAATGCGCCTGTGCGGCCGCCTTATACCAACGGGGTCTATCACAACTATGCCGGCTCACCCGGCAACGGTCAGACCGATGTCGTGGCCCAGTCCGATGCGGCAGGCACGGCAATGTGGCACAACAACCAGAGGTAAAGATCATGACCCATCCTGCGTCAGGCGATTGCGTATTCACGGTCAACCCGGCCACCGGAGAAACGCTGGGGCGCTACCCGTTTCTGTCGGAGCAGGCGGTCGATGACATGCTGGCCCGTGCCCAGGAGGGGTTTATGTCATGGCGCGCCAAAACCTTGGGCGCACGGCTTGATCTGCTCCACCGTCTTGCAGCAGGGCTTCGTGCGCGCAAGGAGGAGCTGGCCCGCCTTGCCGTGAGTGAAATGGGCAAAACCATAACTTCAGCGCGTGCCGAAGTCGAAAAATGCGCCTCGGTTATCGACTGGTATGGCGAACACGCACCGGCCTTGCTGAGGGACAAACCCATGCCCGTACCGATGGGCAAGGCCCATCTGAGCTACGCGCCTACCGGCATTGTGCTGGCGGTTATGCCGTGGAATTTCCCGTACTGGCAGATCATTCGCGCTGCCGTGCCCATTCTGGCCGGAGGCAATGGTTTTATCGTGAAGCCTGCCGAAAACACGCTGGGCTGCGGCGCATTGCTGAATGAGATCGCGCAGGATTGCGATCTTGGCGATGTGTTCATCTCCGCCAATCTCGCTCGTGAGCAGACCGCACGCGTCATTGCCGATGAGCGGATTTCAGGCGTGACGGTTACGGGCAGTGTCAGGGTCGGGCGTCTCCTCGCTGGGATGGCCGGTGAGAACGGCAAGAAGACCGTTCTGGAACTGGGTGGGTCTGACCCGTTCATCGTGCTGGCTGATGCCGATCTGGACAAGGCCGTCGATGCCGCCGTGACGGCGCGCTTCGCAAATTGCGGGCAGGTCTGCATTGCCGCCAAGCGGATCATCCTCGAAGCGCCGATTGCCGAGGCCTTCACGGAACGTTTTCTCGATAAGGTAAGAGCGCTTCGTCTCGAAGATCCTATGAGTGATGGCGCCTTTATCGGCCCGATGGCACGCACTGACCTGCGCGATGGCCTGCACAAGCAGGTGCAGCAGAGCATCGCGGAAGGTGCGCGGGTTGTGGTCGGCGGCGAGGCTGTGAACCGTCCCGGTGCGTGGTACGAGCCGACCGTGCTACTGGACGTCACCCCCGGCATGACCGCCTTCAGCGAAGAGCTTTTCGGGCCTGTCGCCTGCCTGATCACGGCACAGGATATCGATCATGCCATTACGCTGGCCAATGACAGTGCCTATGGCCTTGGCGCGAGCCTGTGGACACAGGATGAGCGCCTTGGTCTTGCTCTGTCACAGCGCATCGAATCGGGTGGCGTATTCATCAACCGTATCACCGCCTCGGACCCCGCTTTGCCGATCGGTGGCGTTAAGGCGAGTGGCTACGGGCGCGAATTGACCGAACTCGGCCTGCATGAGTTCATGAACATCAAGACGGTCTGGGCCTGCTGAACCAGTCAGTTTCTCTTTCCGGTCCTGACGCCATCACCATTTCTACGGCGCGCCCCCCAGTCTCATTGACCGGGATCAGGACCGGAACCGGCAAGAACCCTCGCTCTCCCCCCGTTGCATCCGGCAATCCGAGCGCACGCATAACGACACGCCTCGTTGCTTCCCCCTCCAAGCACAAGGCGAATCAGTCTTACGAAAGTTCTTGCGTTATATCTTAAGATAGAACAGTCTAAAGATATAACGGAGGATACAAATGTTTTTTCGCCATCATCTACGTCATGCCCTCAATCGCCATGACGGTTTCGGTCACGGGTCGGACCATCGCTTTGGCGGTGGCATGGGCGGGGGTTTCGGAGGCCGCTTCGGCCGCCGCCGGGGCGGTGACATTCCGGGCGGTCGCAAGCTGAGCGCCGAAGAACTGCAACTGGTCATTCTCGCCCTGCTGGCCGAGAGTCCGGCGCACGGTTACGAAATCATCCGCCGCCTCGAGGAGCGGACAAACGGTTTCTACAAGCCGAGCCCCGGCATGGTGTACCCTGCCATGACCTATCTGGAAGAGATCGGCCAGGCCGAGGTCACTCAGGAAGGAACCCGCAAACTCTACACCCTGACAGATCAGGGGCAGGCTTATCTTGCGGAAAACCGCGCAGAAGCCGATCGTATTCTTGAAATCCTGACACGCATTGGCAGCCGCATGAGCGAAGTTCGCGAAGCGTTTGCCGGGCTGCATGATGTCGATCCCGAGGCCGCAGACGGGCTGCACAAGGCGCGTCATCACCTCAAGGCAGCGCTCTACAAGCATCGTGGGTGCAGCCCTGTCGAAGCCAGACGGATCGCTGCCATCCTGATGCGCGCTGCCGCTGAAATCATGGGCAAGGAATCGTCATGACCAGCAATTTGCCCCCTCTGCCCCCCACCAAGATCCGCCATCCGCTTCGGCTGAGGCAGATCGAGGTGGCACGAATCATCCCGCTATCCGACACCATGCGGCGCGTCGTCTTTAAGGGTGCCGACCTGCATGATTTCGTCACCGCCGGGACCGATGATCATGTTAAGCTGTTCTTTCCCCAGCCCGGCGAGACCCATCCTGTCCTGCCTGACATGAATGCCGACCGTACGGCACCGCGTGATCCACGTATCATTGCCCGCGACTATACGCCGCGGCGCTTTGACGAAGAAAACGGCGAACTCACCATCGATTTCGTGCTGCACGACTCAGGCCCGGCCACCCAATGGGCTGCTCAGGCCAGACCGGGGCAGCGTCTTGGGATGGGTGGTCCCAAAGCCTCGAATATCCCGCATGAGCGCCTCACCTCGCATCTGCTGATCGCCGATGACACGGGCCTGCCCGCCATCGCCCGTACGCTGGAAGAATTATCGCCCGAACACAGCGCTGTGGTGGTTCTTGATACGCAGGAAAGCGACAAGACCTACCCGTTGACGAGCCGCGCCTGGGTCGATCTCTTCCGCTGTGACAGGGCCGCTGGACAAAGCCTCGCCGATCTTCTGCGCCTGGTCGTTCTGCCTGCCACAGAGACGCTCAATGTCTGGATCGCGGCCGAGATCGATACCGTGCGTGCCCTGCGCGACCATCTGGTGAATGAGGAAGCCATCCCACGCAGCCGGATCAGGGCAGCCGGATACTGGCGCCGCAACACCGAGGCGGGCGGTGCACGGGTGGATGACTGACCATCCGGAAAACCCAGGCCCTGAGCAGTGAACTCATCCTTTACCGGGAAACCGGTGTTCAGGACCTAGGGTATCATGAATGTTCGCCTCGTTCAGTCATCAGATGATGCAGAGCTAACTGGCGCCCGCTCAGGTTTGGGTGCAGCGCACACGTTCATCGAGTGCCGCTTCAAAACGCGACGGCTCCCAGTTTTCCTGCAAGGCCTGAGTCATGAGAGCCTGCTGACTTTGGGGCGCCAAACCATTGATGGGTGGATCACGGTCGAGATTGGTCGGGAAGGCATAACCCTCAGCACAAGCTGCAACAGCGTGCATTACGGCACCGCGCCCAAGCGCCCGCTCGGTCTGGAGACGCTTGAGCACAGGGTAGAGAGCCTTGGCCATTCGCGCGCGATCCATGTTTTCCATTGCACGGCCGAAGGGGGAGGAAACCTGAAGCAGATTGGCCATACGCCGTATGGACCGGGAATGATTTCTCCCGGCAGCATGAAAGAGCGCCGGATTAAAAAACACGGCGTCACCCTTTTCCAGAGGGAGCTGCACATGGGTGTTCTGGAACCACTCCCTGATCTCGGCACTCTGGGTTGCCAAGTAACCGGGGCCGTATTGCTGAGTGAATGGCTTGTAGAGCGTCGGCCCGCTCTCGAGCGGCATGTCACAATGGGCGACCGCCCCCTGCAGAGTCAGGAAAGGTGAGACGGCGTGCACATGCACCGGATAGCGGGTGACCTGCTCGGTGGACTGGAATCCGAGATGATAGTCGCGATGGACCGTCTGCGCCTCACCGCCGGGATTAACCACATTAACCTGTGACGTGATCTGGTAAGCCGGGCCAAGCCAGGCCTCACTTACGAGCGCGACCATTTCATTGCTGTAGTAACGGGCGAACCCTTCCGGATCGAAAAGGCAGAGCTTTTCCAGTGCGTTCCAGACGCGATCATTGGCTCCGGCCTTGGCGAAGTGATCGCCCGACTGCACCCCATCGCGTTTTTGCAGAGTGATCAACGCGTCGAACCGATGCGTCACGCGGTCAAGTGCGGCCATATCGTCAAAGGCCTTCTTGAGCACCACAATGCCCGGGCCGTCACGCAGCGCCTGCGCCCATTCGGCCATCACCAGCTCACGTCCCTCCTGGGTCAGGGTAAGGCGCCGGATATCACCGCAATCGTAAAGGGGAACCTGCCCGGCACCGATAGAGGCAGCCAGAGGATAATCGCGCAGCGTGATCTGCCGCTCGGTCAGCGTTTGCAGCTCTTCCAGCGTGGCATGATCCGGGGAGTACCAGTTGCGGCTTGCCCGCAATACAGAGAGATTGTCCGCTTTCACTTGTCGATCTCCATCTTTCGATCCCTGCCTGAAACCGGGCGGCTTTCCGTCAGGCTATCGCAGGCAACGTCAGAAGATTACAATCGTGTAATCGCACGCCCCATACGGTAAACACCTCAGAAACACCTCAGGACAGTTTCAACGCTTCTCATGGGAACTGGAGGAGACGCAGCATGGCCATCGCCCATTCGCTTAAGGACATATCCCGTCAGGCCGGGGTTAGTCTCGCCACCGTTGATCG
The sequence above is drawn from the Asaia bogorensis NBRC 16594 genome and encodes:
- a CDS encoding PadR family transcriptional regulator yields the protein MFFRHHLRHALNRHDGFGHGSDHRFGGGMGGGFGGRFGRRRGGDIPGGRKLSAEELQLVILALLAESPAHGYEIIRRLEERTNGFYKPSPGMVYPAMTYLEEIGQAEVTQEGTRKLYTLTDQGQAYLAENRAEADRILEILTRIGSRMSEVREAFAGLHDVDPEAADGLHKARHHLKAALYKHRGCSPVEARRIAAILMRAAAEIMGKESS
- a CDS encoding phytanoyl-CoA dioxygenase family protein, with translation MKADNLSVLRASRNWYSPDHATLEELQTLTERQITLRDYPLAASIGAGQVPLYDCGDIRRLTLTQEGRELVMAEWAQALRDGPGIVVLKKAFDDMAALDRVTHRFDALITLQKRDGVQSGDHFAKAGANDRVWNALEKLCLFDPEGFARYYSNEMVALVSEAWLGPAYQITSQVNVVNPGGEAQTVHRDYHLGFQSTEQVTRYPVHVHAVSPFLTLQGAVAHCDMPLESGPTLYKPFTQQYGPGYLATQSAEIREWFQNTHVQLPLEKGDAVFFNPALFHAAGRNHSRSIRRMANLLQVSSPFGRAMENMDRARMAKALYPVLKRLQTERALGRGAVMHAVAACAEGYAFPTNLDRDPPINGLAPQSQQALMTQALQENWEPSRFEAALDERVRCTQT
- a CDS encoding siderophore-interacting protein is translated as MTSNLPPLPPTKIRHPLRLRQIEVARIIPLSDTMRRVVFKGADLHDFVTAGTDDHVKLFFPQPGETHPVLPDMNADRTAPRDPRIIARDYTPRRFDEENGELTIDFVLHDSGPATQWAAQARPGQRLGMGGPKASNIPHERLTSHLLIADDTGLPAIARTLEELSPEHSAVVVLDTQESDKTYPLTSRAWVDLFRCDRAAGQSLADLLRLVVLPATETLNVWIAAEIDTVRALRDHLVNEEAIPRSRIRAAGYWRRNTEAGGARVDD
- a CDS encoding NAD-dependent succinate-semialdehyde dehydrogenase, encoding MTHPASGDCVFTVNPATGETLGRYPFLSEQAVDDMLARAQEGFMSWRAKTLGARLDLLHRLAAGLRARKEELARLAVSEMGKTITSARAEVEKCASVIDWYGEHAPALLRDKPMPVPMGKAHLSYAPTGIVLAVMPWNFPYWQIIRAAVPILAGGNGFIVKPAENTLGCGALLNEIAQDCDLGDVFISANLAREQTARVIADERISGVTVTGSVRVGRLLAGMAGENGKKTVLELGGSDPFIVLADADLDKAVDAAVTARFANCGQVCIAAKRIILEAPIAEAFTERFLDKVRALRLEDPMSDGAFIGPMARTDLRDGLHKQVQQSIAEGARVVVGGEAVNRPGAWYEPTVLLDVTPGMTAFSEELFGPVACLITAQDIDHAITLANDSAYGLGASLWTQDERLGLALSQRIESGGVFINRITASDPALPIGGVKASGYGRELTELGLHEFMNIKTVWAC
- a CDS encoding EcsC family protein; amino-acid sequence: MATANGSTIPGIGEIAPMNLDSESLAQLQAALAKVEHGRGVLVRLADLMGGAVGQATRIGMQGLGMAPAIQTKLQGLAEASIARAFDIAVLGMTQESVTKAPKWRDPAAQAAVAVSGALGGFGGVVGLMPDIGFTTLTIMREIARIAREEGEDLSDDETRRACLEVFALKGFLAGQNADESELGFFSARALMRGKPIVLLIAEVASHYGIGLSRKFALQMVPVAGALCGASLNAAFLSHYRALARAHFTIRRLERQHGPIVRDTAQHMRQTGADAASA